A single genomic interval of Pyrus communis chromosome 7, drPyrComm1.1, whole genome shotgun sequence harbors:
- the LOC137739278 gene encoding double-stranded RNA-binding protein 1-like isoform X1, translating to MEASDSNLSQLQLQLSNQPPPQNPTPVHHQFLSPAPVQDQVPAQHPASSASPSASSASASASSSKSLPDHLTHKNRLQEYAQGAGLPLPVYQTVNEGNRHAPSTFRSSVLVDGVCYASSNTFASRKAAEQDAARLAMISITEKIKEEVPTIPPIHEDLVFCKSILNEYNMKRKIEPPTYQTFQGNAKVPFFVSSLVVNGVSYTGDVGKSKKEAEQLAARVVIQSLLGDSESAPIMSEILRSKYKLAHKSKEPDSSHASLATSAVNTGQGYVISTDTPVVVAPEASLGMHPPRHEFIKRKQEEPASQAPPQLPIAFVPPACKQPLVEEPASQAPPQLPIAFVPPACKQPLVVVSTSLATTPTSLAPASASLAPALASLAPASASLAPASTSLGPAPTFWAVLPASKKRRKNKKSETNLQNDNQLPAGTLNLNHPASCAASQ from the exons ATGGAGGCTTCCGATTCCAATCTCTCTCAGCTCCAATTGCAGCTCTCGAACCAACCTCCACCACAAAATCCGACACCGGTTCATCACCAATTTCTCAGCCCAGCTCCGGTCCAGGACCAAGTACCGGCTCAGCATCCGGCTTCCTCTGCTTCTCCATCAGCTTCTTCTGCTTCTGCATCAGCTTCTTCTTCTAAGA GCCTACCAGATCACTTGACGCACAAAAATCGACTGCAAGAATATGCCCAGGGAGCAGGCCTCCCGCTTCCGGTTTATCAGACTGTCAATGAAGGAAATCGACATGCACCATCAACTTTTAGGTCGTCCGTGTTGGTGGATGGAGTTTGCTATGCTTCATCCAACACATTTGCTAGTCGAAAAGCTGCTGAGCAAGATGCTGCTAGACTGGCCATGATCAGTATAACAGAGAAGATAAAGGAAGAAGTTCCTACTATTCCTCCTATTCATGAG GATCTAGTGTTTTGCAAGAGTATCCTGAATGAATATAATatgaaaaggaaaatagaaCCACCTACTTACCAGACTTTTCAGGGAAATGCGAAGGTTCCTTTCTTTGTATCTTCTTTGGTTGTCAACGGTGTGTCCTATACTGGGGATGTTGGAAAAAGCAAGAAAGAGGCTGAACAGTTGGCAGCTCGTGTTGTTATTCAATCACTTCTAG GTGATTCCGAATCAGCACCCATTATGTCGGAGATCCTTAGGTCTAAATACAAACTTGCACATAAGAGCAAGGAGCCAGACTCTTCACATGCCAGTCTTGCAACTTCAGCAGTAAACACAGGACAAGGTTATGTGATCTCAACTGACACTCCAGTAGTCGTTGCACCTGAGGCATCTTTGGGAATGCATCCGCCACGCCATGAATTTATCAAACGGAAGCAAGAGGAACCAGCTTCTCAAGCACCCCCTCAGCTTCCCATAGCTTTTGTTCCTCCAGCTTGTAAGCAGCCCCTAGTTGAGGAACCAGCTTCTCAAGCACCCCCTCAGCTTCCCATAGCTTTTGTTCCTCCAGCTTGTAAGCAGCCCCTAGTTGTTGTTTCAACTTCCTTGGCCACAACCCCAACTTCCTTGGCCCCTGCCTCAGCTTCCTTGGCCCCTGCCTTAGCTTCCTTGGCCCCTGCCTCAGCTTCCTTGGCTCCTGCTTCCACTTCTTTGGGCCCTGCTCCAACTTTTTGGGCTGTTCTTCCAGCTTCCAAAAAGCGGCGGAAGAACAAGAAGTCTGAAACAAACTTGCAGAATGATAACCA GTTGCCAGCTGGTACCTTGAACTTGAATCATCCAGCATCTTGTGCAGCTTCGCAGTGA
- the LOC137739278 gene encoding double-stranded RNA-binding protein 1-like isoform X2, translating to MITKNLIYLYNTCLPDHLTHKNRLQEYAQGAGLPLPVYQTVNEGNRHAPSTFRSSVLVDGVCYASSNTFASRKAAEQDAARLAMISITEKIKEEVPTIPPIHEDLVFCKSILNEYNMKRKIEPPTYQTFQGNAKVPFFVSSLVVNGVSYTGDVGKSKKEAEQLAARVVIQSLLGDSESAPIMSEILRSKYKLAHKSKEPDSSHASLATSAVNTGQGYVISTDTPVVVAPEASLGMHPPRHEFIKRKQEEPASQAPPQLPIAFVPPACKQPLVEEPASQAPPQLPIAFVPPACKQPLVVVSTSLATTPTSLAPASASLAPALASLAPASASLAPASTSLGPAPTFWAVLPASKKRRKNKKSETNLQNDNQLPAGTLNLNHPASCAASQ from the exons ATGATAACTAAGAACTTAATTTATCTTTATAATACAT GCCTACCAGATCACTTGACGCACAAAAATCGACTGCAAGAATATGCCCAGGGAGCAGGCCTCCCGCTTCCGGTTTATCAGACTGTCAATGAAGGAAATCGACATGCACCATCAACTTTTAGGTCGTCCGTGTTGGTGGATGGAGTTTGCTATGCTTCATCCAACACATTTGCTAGTCGAAAAGCTGCTGAGCAAGATGCTGCTAGACTGGCCATGATCAGTATAACAGAGAAGATAAAGGAAGAAGTTCCTACTATTCCTCCTATTCATGAG GATCTAGTGTTTTGCAAGAGTATCCTGAATGAATATAATatgaaaaggaaaatagaaCCACCTACTTACCAGACTTTTCAGGGAAATGCGAAGGTTCCTTTCTTTGTATCTTCTTTGGTTGTCAACGGTGTGTCCTATACTGGGGATGTTGGAAAAAGCAAGAAAGAGGCTGAACAGTTGGCAGCTCGTGTTGTTATTCAATCACTTCTAG GTGATTCCGAATCAGCACCCATTATGTCGGAGATCCTTAGGTCTAAATACAAACTTGCACATAAGAGCAAGGAGCCAGACTCTTCACATGCCAGTCTTGCAACTTCAGCAGTAAACACAGGACAAGGTTATGTGATCTCAACTGACACTCCAGTAGTCGTTGCACCTGAGGCATCTTTGGGAATGCATCCGCCACGCCATGAATTTATCAAACGGAAGCAAGAGGAACCAGCTTCTCAAGCACCCCCTCAGCTTCCCATAGCTTTTGTTCCTCCAGCTTGTAAGCAGCCCCTAGTTGAGGAACCAGCTTCTCAAGCACCCCCTCAGCTTCCCATAGCTTTTGTTCCTCCAGCTTGTAAGCAGCCCCTAGTTGTTGTTTCAACTTCCTTGGCCACAACCCCAACTTCCTTGGCCCCTGCCTCAGCTTCCTTGGCCCCTGCCTTAGCTTCCTTGGCCCCTGCCTCAGCTTCCTTGGCTCCTGCTTCCACTTCTTTGGGCCCTGCTCCAACTTTTTGGGCTGTTCTTCCAGCTTCCAAAAAGCGGCGGAAGAACAAGAAGTCTGAAACAAACTTGCAGAATGATAACCA GTTGCCAGCTGGTACCTTGAACTTGAATCATCCAGCATCTTGTGCAGCTTCGCAGTGA